GCACCGTTATAGACGATAGAGGCTATTTCCCCTGTGATACCAAAACTTTTATAGCCTTCGTCGATGATGACGGCACGGGTGGTTTTGACTACGGATTCGATGAGGGTTTCTCTGTCGAGGGGGACGAGGGTACGCGGGTCAACGACTTCGGCGCTGATGCCCTGTTCGGCGAGTGTGTCGGCTGCTTCGAGGGCGACGTGTACCATGCTCGATGTGGCGATGAGGGTGATGTCGTCGCCTTCGCGTTTGATGTGCGCCTGTCCAAAGGGTATGGTGTAGTCTTCTTCGGTGGGTACCAGGCCTTTTAGGGCGTACATCATTTTGTCTTCGTAAATGACGACGGGGTTGTCGTCTCTAACGGCGGTTTTGAAGAGGCCCTTGGCGTCGGCGGGTGTGGAGGGAATGGCGACTTTGAGGCCGGGGATGTGCGCGAGCCAGGCGTGTAAGCTTTGTGAATGCTGTGCGGCAGAGGAGCGTCCTGCGCCCATGGTGGAGCGGATGGTGATGGGCACGATGGCCTGACCGCCGGACATGTAGCGCAGTTTGGCGGCCTGGTTTACGATCTGGTCCATTGCCAGGGTGATGAAGTCGCCAAACATGATATCAACAATGGGGCGCGAGCCAGTAAGCGCAGCACCAACACCGAGGCCGACGAGACCCGCTTCTGCAATGGGCGTGTCGATGACGCGGTCGTCGCCAAATTCGTCGTGCAAACCGAGGAGTACTTTGAAGACCGTGCCCGCTTTGCCGACGTCTTCGCCCATGAGAAATACTGTGGGATCGCGGCGCATTTCTTCGGCCATGGCTTCTTTGACGGCTTCGCCATAAGTCATTTCACGCATAGACATGTTGATTGACCTCCTCAACATCGGGATAAGGCGCGGCTTTGGCTGCTTCGAGCGCGTTTTCCATTTCTTTTTCGACTTCGCGCTCTTCTGCATCGAGTTCGGCTCCAGAGGCGATGTTGTCATCCAGTATTTTTGTGCGGAGTTGCTGGATGGGGTCTTTGGCCATCCATGATTCAATTTCTTCTTTTGAGCGATAGCCTTCTCCGGGGTCGCCAACGTGGTGCCCGCGATAGCGGTACGTGTCGCATTCGATGAGTGTGGCTCCGTCGCCCTTTCTGGCGCGTTCGACGGCCTGGGCAGTGGCTTCGTACACTGCAATGGCGTCGCTGCCATCTACGGTTGTGCTGGGAATGCCGAAGGGGAGGGAGCGGTCCGCGATGCTTTTGCCCGCGGTGACGTTTCCGGTGGGGGTGTATTCGCCGTAGTGGTTGTTTTCGCAGACGTAGATGACCGGGAGTTTCCATATTGCGGCGAAGTTCATGACTTCGAAGAAGATGCCCTGATTGGAAGCGCCGTCGCCAAAGAAGCAGACGGCAACCTGGTCGGTGCCGCGTTTTTGGGCTGAGAGTGCGGCGCCTGTGGCAATGCCAAATCCGCCACCGACAATACCATTTGCGCCGAGGATGCCAACGGACATGTCGGCGATGTGCATGGATCCACCTTTGCCGCGGCA
The nucleotide sequence above comes from Gemmatimonadota bacterium. Encoded proteins:
- a CDS encoding alpha-ketoacid dehydrogenase subunit beta is translated as MREMTYGEAVKEAMAEEMRRDPTVFLMGEDVGKAGTVFKVLLGLHDEFGDDRVIDTPIAEAGLVGLGVGAALTGSRPIVDIMFGDFITLAMDQIVNQAAKLRYMSGGQAIVPITIRSTMGAGRSSAAQHSQSLHAWLAHIPGLKVAIPSTPADAKGLFKTAVRDDNPVVIYEDKMMYALKGLVPTEEDYTIPFGQAHIKREGDDITLIATSSMVHVALEAADTLAEQGISAEVVDPRTLVPLDRETLIESVVKTTRAVIIDEGYKSFGITGEIASIVYNGAFDYIDAPIVRLGAMDVPVPFSKPLEDATIPTPEDVIKAVQDMKIR
- a CDS encoding thiamine pyrophosphate-dependent dehydrogenase E1 component subunit alpha, with the translated sequence MSLPSEILIKMYRAMLRIRRFEEQIWEVYTGGLMHGLAHLYIGEEAVAVGVCAALRDDDFITSTHRGHGHCVAKGGNLEAMMAEVMGRVTGHCRGKGGSMHIADMSVGILGANGIVGGGFGIATGAALSAQKRGTDQVAVCFFGDGASNQGIFFEVMNFAAIWKLPVIYVCENNHYGEYTPTGNVTAGKSIADRSLPFGIPSTTVDGSDAIAVYEATAQAVERARKGDGATLIECDTYRYRGHHVGDPGEGYRSKEEIESWMAKDPIQQLRTKILDDNIASGAELDAEEREVEKEMENALEAAKAAPYPDVEEVNQHVYA